The Crocosphaera subtropica ATCC 51142 genome includes a window with the following:
- a CDS encoding mechanosensitive ion channel family protein codes for MENTNLEAIITKLPEWLVSFGLQLLAAIIILLIGIQVAKFSRKLAEKALQKTKVDTTIISFLSNVVYVTVLALVTIIVLGQVGVKTASLIAILGSVGIAVGLALQGSLSNIASGLMLVIFRPFRVGDYIEGGGTAGIVKEIQIFNTILTSPDNRRIFVPNSKFFESSITNYSAEATRRIDLVFGIGYEDNIKKAKQLLTDILTEDSRILTDPSPTVGLLELGDSSVNFAVRPWVKQADYWDVYFSLQETVKQRFDEAGINIPFPQTDVHIHQS; via the coding sequence ATGGAAAACACGAATCTAGAAGCCATTATCACTAAATTACCAGAGTGGTTAGTTTCTTTTGGACTTCAATTACTAGCAGCCATTATTATTCTTTTAATTGGCATACAAGTCGCTAAATTTTCTCGAAAATTAGCAGAAAAAGCACTACAAAAAACCAAAGTAGATACTACGATTATTAGTTTTCTGAGTAATGTAGTATATGTAACTGTTTTAGCATTAGTAACCATTATTGTTTTGGGACAAGTTGGGGTTAAAACCGCCTCATTAATTGCGATTTTAGGATCAGTCGGGATCGCAGTTGGTCTAGCCTTACAAGGATCATTATCTAATATAGCTTCTGGTCTTATGTTAGTTATCTTTCGTCCTTTTCGAGTGGGAGACTATATTGAAGGAGGAGGAACTGCAGGCATCGTCAAAGAAATCCAAATTTTCAATACTATTTTAACCAGTCCAGATAACCGTAGAATTTTTGTTCCTAATAGTAAGTTTTTTGAGAGTAGTATTACCAATTATTCAGCAGAAGCAACTCGCCGTATTGATTTAGTGTTTGGTATTGGCTATGAGGATAATATCAAAAAAGCGAAACAACTATTAACTGATATTTTGACAGAAGATTCTCGAATTTTAACCGATCCTTCCCCAACCGTTGGATTATTAGAATTAGGGGATAGTAGTGTCAATTTTGCTGTTCGTCCTTGGGTGAAACAAGCGGATTATTGGGACGTTTATTTTAGCTTACAAGAAACAGTAAAACAGAGATTTGATGAAGCAGGAATTAACATTCCTTTCCCTCAAACAGATGTCCACATTCATCAATCTTGA
- a CDS encoding thiamine phosphate synthase → MDKNLAIFRILDANLDRAREGLRVVEEWCRLGLENSDWAEKCKQMRQEIAYWHTSELRMARDTPNDPGIQISHPQEEKRETINQLLQANLCRVQEALRVLEEYGKLYDGNMGTACKKIRYQVYTLESELLQNYRYQKLKQSPLYLVTSSRENFLKIVESALQGGLTLLQYREKKIDDIVRLEMAQKLCELCHQYDALFIVNDRVDIALAVNADGVHLGQQDIPIALARRILGPNKIIGRSTTNPQEMEKAIAEKADYIGVGPVYATPTKPDKKAAGLDYVKYAAETSSIPWFAIGGIDETNMTEVIASGATQVALVRAIMEADDPQKTTQKLLKILTVK, encoded by the coding sequence ATGGATAAAAATTTAGCAATTTTTCGCATTTTAGATGCTAATTTAGATCGGGCAAGGGAAGGCTTAAGAGTCGTTGAAGAATGGTGTCGGTTAGGATTAGAAAATAGTGATTGGGCAGAAAAGTGTAAACAAATGCGTCAAGAAATTGCCTATTGGCATACATCAGAGTTACGCATGGCCAGAGATACACCGAATGATCCAGGAATACAAATATCTCATCCTCAAGAAGAAAAAAGAGAAACTATAAATCAACTTTTACAAGCTAATTTATGTCGAGTTCAAGAGGCGTTAAGGGTATTAGAAGAATATGGGAAACTATATGATGGAAATATGGGAACTGCTTGTAAAAAAATTCGTTATCAAGTTTATACGTTAGAAAGTGAATTATTGCAAAATTATCGTTATCAAAAGTTAAAACAATCGCCCTTATATTTGGTCACTTCTTCAAGAGAAAATTTCTTAAAAATTGTAGAATCTGCTTTACAAGGGGGCTTAACCTTGCTTCAGTATCGAGAGAAAAAAATAGATGATATTGTTCGCTTAGAAATGGCTCAAAAATTATGTGAATTATGTCATCAATATGATGCTTTGTTTATCGTTAACGACCGAGTTGATATTGCTTTAGCTGTCAATGCAGATGGGGTTCATTTAGGACAACAAGACATCCCCATTGCCCTAGCAAGACGCATATTAGGCCCCAATAAAATTATTGGGCGTTCGACGACAAACCCCCAAGAAATGGAAAAAGCGATCGCTGAAAAAGCCGATTACATTGGCGTTGGCCCAGTGTATGCTACCCCGACAAAACCCGATAAAAAAGCAGCCGGCTTAGACTATGTGAAATATGCAGCCGAAACGTCTTCTATTCCTTGGTTTGCTATTGGTGGAATTGACGAAACTAATATGACTGAAGTAATCGCATCAGGGGCAACTCAAGTAGCTTTAGTTCGTGCTATTATGGAAGCAGATGATCCCCAAAAAACAACACAAAAATTATTAAAAATATTAACGGTAAAATAA
- a CDS encoding class I SAM-dependent methyltransferase — MANQTLGLDSNLYQYFQQVSIREAEILKALREETQKYPMARMQIAPEQGQLMALLVQLMKAKKTLDIGVFTGYSALVVALALPFDGQVIACDVDEEITKIAQQFWEKAGVRHKIDFHLAPALETLDQLIAKGENNTFDFAFIDADKSNYNNYYEKVLWLVKPGGLIAIDNVLWGGKVANSDIQDNRTKKIRAFNEKLHQDPRISLSLIPIADGVTLALKK, encoded by the coding sequence ATGGCTAATCAAACTTTAGGATTAGATTCAAATTTATATCAATATTTTCAACAGGTTTCTATTAGAGAAGCAGAAATCTTAAAAGCCTTACGAGAAGAAACCCAAAAGTATCCCATGGCCAGAATGCAAATTGCACCAGAACAAGGTCAATTGATGGCGTTATTAGTGCAGTTAATGAAAGCAAAAAAAACCTTAGATATTGGGGTTTTTACAGGATATAGTGCCTTAGTGGTTGCCTTAGCTTTGCCATTCGATGGTCAAGTAATTGCCTGTGATGTTGATGAAGAAATCACCAAAATAGCCCAACAATTTTGGGAAAAAGCAGGGGTTCGTCATAAAATTGACTTCCATCTTGCCCCGGCTTTAGAAACCTTAGATCAATTAATAGCAAAAGGGGAAAATAATACCTTTGATTTTGCCTTTATTGATGCTGATAAGAGTAATTATAACAACTATTATGAAAAAGTCTTATGGTTAGTCAAACCAGGGGGATTAATTGCCATTGATAATGTATTATGGGGAGGAAAAGTGGCTAATTCTGATATTCAAGATAATCGCACGAAAAAAATTCGGGCTTTCAACGAAAAACTCCATCAAGATCCCAGAATTTCTTTAAGTTTAATTCCGATTGCTGATGGAGTAACCTTAGCGTTAAAAAAATAA
- a CDS encoding phosphomannomutase/phosphoglucomutase — translation MQKFDWKKLQNGSDIRGVALEGIPDEKVNLTPEVAKILGQAFVSWLGKKLGKVPSELIISLGRDSRLSGPNLLAAVTEGISLLGSKVYGFGIASTPAMFMSTINPEINCDGAIMLTASHLPFNRNGLKFFTKDGGLNKGDIADILNLAEENEFQIAQQKGIIQNYDFISVYAQGLVKKVREGVNHLDNFDQPLKGLKIIVDAGNGAGGFYAEKVLKPLGADTTGSQFLEPDGTFPNHIPNPENEEAMQSICQAVLDNKADFGIIFDTDVDRSAAVDSFGKELNRNRLIALISAIVLQEHPGSTIVTDSITSEGLTSFIEEELNGVHHRFKRGYKNVINESIRLNDEGQESWLAIETSGHGAMKENYFLDDGAYLVTKLLIELAKCQQQGKVLTDLIANLKEPEESQEFRLKIKTENFKDYGNDIIRKLQQFAATQENWQIVPNNYEGVRISCSSSDENGWLLLRLSLHDPVIPINIESNISGGVQNIATKLLDFLKGFDALDLTAFNV, via the coding sequence ATGCAAAAGTTTGACTGGAAAAAACTACAAAATGGTTCAGATATACGAGGCGTAGCCTTAGAAGGGATACCTGATGAAAAGGTCAATTTAACCCCTGAAGTCGCTAAAATTTTAGGTCAAGCTTTTGTAAGTTGGTTAGGGAAAAAATTGGGAAAAGTTCCCTCAGAATTAATAATTTCCTTGGGTCGGGATAGTCGCTTATCTGGACCTAATCTACTAGCAGCAGTGACCGAGGGAATTAGTTTATTAGGAAGCAAGGTTTATGGTTTTGGTATTGCCTCTACTCCTGCCATGTTTATGAGTACCATCAACCCAGAAATCAACTGTGACGGGGCAATTATGTTAACCGCTAGTCACCTCCCTTTTAATCGGAATGGGTTAAAGTTTTTTACTAAAGATGGAGGGTTGAATAAAGGGGATATTGCGGACATTTTAAATTTAGCTGAAGAAAATGAGTTTCAAATCGCTCAACAAAAAGGAATCATTCAAAACTATGATTTTATTAGCGTTTATGCCCAAGGATTAGTTAAAAAAGTTAGGGAAGGAGTGAACCATCTAGATAATTTTGACCAACCCTTAAAAGGACTCAAAATTATTGTAGATGCTGGTAATGGTGCAGGAGGATTTTATGCAGAGAAAGTGCTAAAACCTTTAGGTGCTGATACAACAGGTAGTCAATTTTTAGAGCCTGATGGAACGTTTCCTAATCATATTCCTAACCCTGAAAACGAAGAAGCTATGCAGTCTATTTGTCAAGCTGTTCTTGATAATAAAGCTGACTTTGGCATTATTTTTGATACGGATGTTGATCGCAGTGCTGCCGTAGATAGTTTTGGGAAAGAACTCAACAGAAATCGCTTAATTGCTTTAATTTCTGCTATTGTTTTACAAGAACATCCAGGCTCAACTATTGTCACAGATTCTATTACCTCTGAGGGGTTAACAAGTTTCATTGAAGAAGAGTTAAACGGGGTTCATCATCGCTTTAAAAGAGGCTATAAAAATGTTATTAATGAATCCATTAGATTGAATGATGAAGGACAAGAATCTTGGTTAGCCATTGAAACCTCTGGCCATGGAGCGATGAAAGAAAACTATTTTCTTGACGATGGGGCTTATCTAGTAACGAAACTATTAATTGAATTGGCAAAGTGTCAACAACAAGGAAAAGTCTTAACAGATTTAATTGCTAATTTAAAAGAACCTGAAGAAAGTCAAGAATTTAGGTTAAAAATTAAGACAGAAAACTTTAAAGATTATGGAAATGATATCATAAGAAAATTACAACAATTTGCAGCAACTCAGGAAAATTGGCAAATTGTTCCTAACAATTATGAAGGGGTAAGAATTTCTTGCTCATCTAGTGATGAAAATGGCTGGTTATTATTACGTTTATCTCTCCATGACCCTGTTATTCCCATTAACATAGAATCTAATATTTCAGGAGGCGTTCAAAACATTGCTACCAAGCTATTAGACTTTTTGAAAGGGTTTGATGCCTTAGATTTGACAGCATTTAATGTATAA
- the ppsA gene encoding phosphoenolpyruvate synthase, producing MVTTTKEITPTSNRETAFILWFEEVGSKDVGLVGGKNSSLGEMIQQLNPKGINVPTGFATTAYAYRHFIESAGLESRLRDLFDDLDVNDVANLQERGQLARSLILNTPFPEELQEAIKKAYKTLCDRYSHECGKLSEKYREECEIETQNLDVAVRSSATAEDLPNASFAGQQETYLNIHSVKGVLEACHKCFASLFTDRAISYRENNGFDHFEVALSVGVQKMVRSDLASAGVMFSIDTETGFRNAALITAAYGLGENVVQGSVNPDEYYVFKPTLKQGYRPILEKRIGTKAIKMIYDTGGSKLTKNVEVLPEEQEQFCLSDDEILKLGEWASIIEDHYSQVRETYTPMDIEWAKDGRTGELYIVQARPETVQARKAGNILKTYHLKDHSNVLAIGRSVGAAIGQGKARVILEASKIDQFKPGEVLITNRTDPDWEPIMKKASAIVTNQGGRTCHAAIIAREMGIPAIVGCGDATDKIKTRQEVTICCAEGDEGKVYEGLLPFEVEENQLDNLPTTKTQILMNVGNPEKAFSLASIPAQGVGLARLEFIIANHIKAHPLALMKFDELEDEGVKEQITELTKRYDDKPQFFVDKLARGVATIAASFYPKPVIVRMSDFKTNEYANLLGGQQFEPKEDNPMIGWRGASRYYDPMYRDAFALECQAMKMVRDEMGLVNVIPMIPFCRTPEEGKKVIAEMAKHGLKQGVNDLKIYVMCELPSNVILADQFAEVFDGFSIGSNDLTQLTLGLDRDSALVAQLFDERNEGVKRMVKLAIETAKKKGRKIGICGQAPSDYPEFAKFLVELGIDSMSLNPDSVLKTLLMVAEVEKG from the coding sequence ATGGTAACAACGACGAAGGAAATAACTCCAACCAGCAATAGAGAAACAGCATTTATTTTATGGTTTGAAGAAGTTGGCAGTAAAGATGTGGGTTTAGTCGGGGGAAAAAACTCATCTTTAGGGGAAATGATTCAACAATTAAATCCTAAAGGGATTAACGTTCCCACAGGATTTGCCACTACCGCTTATGCCTATCGTCACTTTATTGAATCAGCCGGATTAGAGTCAAGACTAAGAGATTTATTTGATGATTTAGATGTTAATGATGTTGCTAATTTACAAGAAAGAGGACAACTCGCTCGTTCTTTAATTTTAAATACACCCTTTCCTGAAGAATTACAAGAAGCGATCAAAAAAGCCTATAAAACCTTATGCGATCGCTACAGTCATGAGTGCGGTAAACTCAGTGAAAAATACCGTGAAGAATGCGAAATAGAAACCCAAAACTTGGATGTAGCCGTTCGTTCTAGTGCCACGGCCGAAGATTTACCCAATGCTAGTTTTGCCGGACAACAAGAAACTTACCTCAATATTCATAGTGTCAAAGGAGTCCTAGAAGCCTGTCATAAATGCTTTGCATCTTTGTTTACCGATCGCGCTATTTCCTATCGTGAAAATAACGGATTTGATCACTTTGAAGTTGCCCTTTCCGTTGGGGTGCAAAAGATGGTTAGATCAGACCTAGCCTCCGCCGGGGTCATGTTTTCCATTGATACCGAAACCGGCTTTAGAAATGCGGCCTTAATTACCGCAGCCTATGGGTTAGGAGAAAATGTGGTTCAAGGGTCTGTTAACCCCGATGAATATTACGTTTTTAAACCCACTTTAAAACAAGGATATCGACCTATTTTAGAAAAAAGAATCGGCACCAAAGCCATCAAAATGATCTACGATACTGGCGGATCAAAACTGACAAAAAATGTGGAAGTTTTACCAGAAGAACAAGAACAATTTTGTTTATCCGATGACGAAATTTTAAAACTAGGGGAATGGGCTTCTATTATTGAAGATCACTATTCCCAAGTCAGGGAAACTTATACCCCCATGGACATTGAATGGGCAAAAGATGGACGAACCGGGGAACTCTACATTGTCCAAGCCCGACCTGAAACAGTACAAGCCCGTAAAGCTGGTAATATCCTCAAAACCTACCATTTAAAAGACCATAGTAACGTTCTTGCTATCGGACGGAGTGTAGGGGCTGCTATCGGTCAAGGAAAAGCCCGTGTGATTCTCGAAGCCAGTAAAATTGACCAGTTTAAACCAGGGGAAGTCCTCATTACCAACCGTACCGATCCCGACTGGGAACCCATCATGAAAAAAGCCAGTGCGATCGTCACTAACCAAGGGGGTAGAACCTGTCACGCTGCGATTATTGCCCGTGAAATGGGCATTCCAGCCATTGTCGGTTGTGGAGATGCCACGGACAAAATCAAAACCCGTCAAGAAGTCACCATCTGTTGTGCTGAAGGAGACGAAGGTAAGGTATATGAAGGGTTATTACCCTTTGAAGTCGAAGAAAACCAACTGGATAATTTACCCACCACCAAAACGCAAATTTTAATGAACGTGGGCAACCCAGAAAAAGCCTTTTCTTTAGCTAGTATTCCCGCCCAAGGTGTCGGTTTAGCCCGTTTAGAATTCATTATTGCAAACCATATTAAAGCCCATCCTTTAGCCTTAATGAAGTTCGATGAATTAGAAGATGAAGGGGTTAAAGAACAAATTACAGAACTAACCAAACGCTACGATGATAAACCACAATTTTTCGTCGATAAATTAGCCAGAGGGGTGGCAACGATCGCAGCTTCATTTTATCCTAAACCCGTTATTGTGCGGATGTCTGACTTTAAAACCAATGAGTACGCCAACTTATTAGGAGGTCAACAATTTGAACCCAAAGAAGATAACCCTATGATTGGTTGGCGAGGTGCATCTCGTTATTATGATCCGATGTATCGGGACGCATTTGCGTTGGAATGTCAGGCCATGAAAATGGTACGGGATGAGATGGGTTTGGTTAATGTTATCCCCATGATTCCGTTTTGTCGTACCCCAGAAGAAGGGAAAAAAGTTATTGCAGAGATGGCAAAACATGGGCTGAAACAGGGGGTTAATGACCTGAAAATTTATGTTATGTGTGAGTTACCCAGTAACGTCATTTTAGCGGATCAATTTGCGGAAGTATTTGACGGTTTTTCTATTGGTTCTAATGATTTAACTCAGCTTACTTTGGGGTTAGATCGGGACTCTGCTTTAGTGGCTCAATTATTCGATGAAAGGAATGAAGGGGTGAAACGAATGGTTAAATTAGCCATAGAAACCGCTAAGAAAAAAGGCCGTAAAATTGGGATTTGTGGACAAGCACCGAGTGACTATCCAGAGTTTGCTAAATTCTTAGTGGAATTGGGTATTGATTCGATGAGTTTAAATCCTGATTCTGTCTTGAAAACTTTATTAATGGTGGCAGAAGTTGAGAAGGGTTAA
- a CDS encoding aspartate carbamoyltransferase catalytic subunit: MTWTRHHVLGLKDWTSEEYNTLLKTASSFREVLSSRTKKVPALQGVVVTNLFFEPSTRTRSSFELAAKRLSADILNFSPGSSSLTKGETILDTAKTYLAMGANLMVIRHKQAGVPQAIAQEMDRLETGVGILNAGDGQHEHPSQGLLDLFTLCCLLDFDNPRLALLRGKKIAIVGDILHSRVARSNLWSLTAAGADVHLVGPPTLVPEWFKGMQNKSHEGQLFLHWALKPALEKADFVMTLRLQKERMTDYLLPSLREYHQQYGITHRRLELCHPEVKILHPGPVNRGVEISSALMDDPNFSLIQQQVTSGIAVRMALLFLIGTSSINN, from the coding sequence ATGACTTGGACTCGCCATCATGTTTTAGGGTTAAAGGATTGGACATCTGAGGAATATAATACCCTACTAAAAACGGCTTCTAGTTTCCGTGAAGTGTTATCGAGTCGCACCAAGAAGGTTCCGGCACTTCAAGGGGTGGTGGTAACCAATCTATTTTTTGAACCGTCTACCCGTACTCGGAGCAGTTTTGAATTAGCTGCTAAGCGTCTTTCGGCAGATATTTTGAATTTTTCCCCTGGAAGCTCTTCTCTGACTAAGGGAGAAACTATCTTAGACACGGCTAAAACTTATTTAGCTATGGGAGCCAATTTGATGGTCATTCGCCACAAACAAGCAGGAGTCCCCCAGGCGATCGCACAAGAAATGGATCGTTTAGAGACTGGGGTGGGTATTCTCAACGCCGGGGACGGACAACACGAACATCCATCCCAAGGATTATTAGATTTATTTACGTTGTGTTGTTTACTGGATTTTGATAATCCTAGATTAGCCTTATTAAGAGGGAAAAAAATAGCGATCGTTGGGGACATTTTACATTCAAGGGTTGCCCGTTCTAATCTTTGGAGTTTGACCGCAGCCGGTGCTGATGTTCATTTAGTTGGTCCTCCGACGTTGGTTCCGGAATGGTTTAAAGGGATGCAAAATAAGTCCCATGAAGGACAATTGTTTTTACATTGGGCTCTTAAACCAGCTTTAGAAAAGGCTGATTTTGTCATGACGTTGCGGTTGCAAAAGGAAAGAATGACGGATTATTTATTACCGAGTTTACGGGAATATCATCAACAGTATGGTATTACCCATCGTCGCTTAGAATTATGTCATCCTGAGGTTAAAATACTCCATCCAGGTCCAGTGAATCGTGGCGTAGAAATTAGTTCAGCGTTAATGGATGATCCCAATTTTAGTTTAATTCAACAACAAGTTACCAGTGGCATTGCTGTGAGAATGGCTTTATTATTTTTAATTGGCACTTCATCAATTAATAATTAA
- a CDS encoding GUN4 domain-containing protein, producing the protein MLNITKPLNKLLWTLVLSGVSTLSVLAQETPENQSSLLSPETGIDYTPLQEQLQQKRWLEANEKTTTLMLRSVNREQQGWIPQEEVKNIACWDLRTIDDLWKQYSGGRFGFTVQFPIFVETGNRPGRLVDTEAYDNFGTRIGWRKDGQWIQFKYSLDYSLDAPVGHLPNPRPEYQITGGRLNYTALTQRMVECGLVAYSDPRRPLNYQP; encoded by the coding sequence ATGCTAAACATAACCAAGCCATTAAATAAACTACTGTGGACATTAGTGTTGAGTGGAGTTTCGACCTTATCTGTGTTAGCACAAGAAACACCAGAAAATCAGTCATCTCTCTTATCGCCAGAAACTGGCATAGATTACACACCTTTGCAAGAACAGTTACAACAAAAACGATGGCTAGAAGCTAACGAAAAAACCACTACCTTGATGTTGCGATCGGTTAATCGTGAACAACAAGGTTGGATACCTCAAGAGGAGGTGAAAAATATTGCTTGTTGGGATCTTAGAACCATTGATGATCTCTGGAAACAATATTCAGGGGGAAGATTTGGCTTTACCGTTCAGTTTCCTATCTTTGTTGAAACTGGCAATCGACCTGGCCGCTTAGTGGATACGGAAGCTTATGACAACTTCGGAACCCGCATCGGATGGCGCAAAGATGGGCAATGGATACAATTCAAATATAGTCTTGACTACAGTTTAGATGCTCCTGTTGGTCATTTGCCTAACCCTCGCCCAGAATACCAAATCACAGGGGGGAGACTCAATTACACCGCCCTAACGCAAAGAATGGTAGAGTGCGGTCTGGTGGCTTATTCTGATCCAAGAAGGCCTTTGAATTATCAACCTTAA
- the thiS gene encoding sulfur carrier protein ThiS encodes MNSTEIVKLQVNGEEKTCSSGYNLPQFLETMGLNPRLVAVEYNGEILHRQYWENTTLKTGDRLEIVTIVGGG; translated from the coding sequence ATGAATAGTACAGAAATCGTAAAATTACAAGTGAATGGGGAAGAAAAAACCTGTTCATCGGGATATAATTTACCTCAATTTTTGGAAACAATGGGACTCAATCCTCGCTTAGTGGCAGTAGAATATAATGGAGAAATTTTGCATCGACAATATTGGGAAAATACTACCTTAAAAACAGGCGATCGCTTAGAAATTGTTACCATTGTTGGTGGTGGTTAA
- a CDS encoding transaldolase has translation MATLLEQLREFTIVVADTGDIQAIETFTPRDATTNPSLITAAAQMPQYQSIVDDTLKIARKELGKDADESDVVTLAFDRLAVAFGLKILEIIPGRVSTEVDARLSYDTEGTLEKARYLISEYEKAGVSRDRILIKIASTWEGIKAAEILEKEGIHCNLTLLFGMHQAIACAEANITLISPFVGRILDWYKKETGKEYAPTEDPGVISVTSIYNYYKKFGYKTEVMGASFRNIGEICELAGSDLLTISPKLLEQLNSTEEALPRKLDPEAAAKMDIEKIPMDKATFDKMHQEDKMAYEKLDEGITGFTKALETLEEMLKDRLTRIEGETKVNNAAADIFRVYDLDGDGFITREEWAGTDVVFDAIDVNHDGKITPEEMAAGLGAAIRLVEA, from the coding sequence ATGGCAACATTATTAGAACAATTGAGAGAATTTACCATTGTTGTTGCTGATACAGGGGATATTCAAGCCATTGAAACCTTTACCCCCCGTGATGCCACAACAAACCCTTCCTTAATCACTGCTGCTGCTCAAATGCCACAATATCAGTCTATTGTGGATGACACCCTAAAAATTGCTAGGAAAGAGTTGGGAAAAGATGCCGATGAGTCGGATGTAGTTACCCTAGCATTTGATCGCTTAGCGGTAGCCTTTGGCTTAAAAATCCTCGAAATTATCCCCGGCCGAGTTTCAACGGAGGTAGATGCCCGTTTATCTTATGATACGGAAGGCACTCTTGAAAAAGCCCGTTATTTGATTTCTGAATACGAAAAAGCCGGGGTTTCCCGCGATCGCATCTTAATTAAAATTGCCTCTACTTGGGAAGGCATTAAAGCAGCAGAAATCTTAGAAAAAGAAGGGATTCACTGTAACTTAACCTTACTCTTTGGAATGCACCAAGCCATTGCTTGTGCAGAAGCTAATATTACCTTAATTTCTCCTTTTGTGGGTCGTATTTTAGACTGGTACAAAAAAGAAACAGGTAAAGAATATGCCCCTACAGAAGATCCTGGGGTAATCTCTGTTACCAGCATTTACAACTATTACAAAAAATTCGGTTATAAAACCGAAGTAATGGGGGCAAGTTTCCGTAATATCGGAGAAATTTGTGAGTTGGCTGGTAGCGATTTATTAACGATTTCTCCTAAATTATTAGAGCAATTAAATTCTACCGAAGAAGCGTTACCTCGTAAGCTCGATCCTGAAGCTGCTGCTAAAATGGATATCGAAAAAATCCCGATGGATAAAGCAACTTTTGATAAGATGCACCAAGAGGATAAAATGGCTTATGAAAAACTAGATGAAGGCATCACAGGGTTTACCAAAGCCCTAGAAACCCTCGAAGAAATGCTCAAAGATCGCTTAACTCGTATCGAAGGAGAAACCAAAGTTAATAATGCGGCCGCTGATATTTTCCGTGTCTATGATTTAGATGGAGATGGCTTTATTACCCGTGAAGAATGGGCAGGAACGGATGTGGTTTTTGATGCTATTGATGTGAATCATGATGGCAAAATTACCCCGGAAGAAATGGCTGCTGGTTTAGGGGCTGCTATTCGTTTAGTAGAAGCTTAA